A genomic segment from Nicotiana tabacum cultivar K326 chromosome 7, ASM71507v2, whole genome shotgun sequence encodes:
- the LOC107802480 gene encoding protein FAR1-RELATED SEQUENCE 5-like: MRFRDKDTLFAFYKEHARLRGFSVIKRNSNKKRGDTVGYITYCCDRTRIRKIKFTTKSNNCKARLAAILDDSGCWRVSKVVHDHNHDFLPSVSRLMAGHRPVCDSLKRDLVAHDRSGIRPSKNIRFAKVQRGGPQNLGCTPKDCRNYILKSRNFEMQEGDAQSLLTFFMKSR, from the coding sequence ATGCGATTTAGAGATAAAGATACTTTGTTTGCATTCTACAAAGAACATGCACGACTGAGAGGGTTCTCCGTCATCAAAAGAAATTCCAACAAGAAGCGTGGTGACACTGTCGGGTATATAACCTACTGTTGTGATAGGACTAGGATTCGCAAAATTAAGTTTACCACTAAGAGTAACAATTGTAAAGCTAGGCTAGCTGCTATTTTGGATGATTCTGGTTGTTGGCGCGTCTCTAAGGTCGTTCACGATCACAATCATGATTTTCTCCCATCCGTATCGCGCCTGATGGCTGGACATAGGCCTGTTTGTGATTCTTTGAAGAGGGATCTTGTAGCTCACGATCGATCTGGCATTAGACCCTCCAAGAATATTAGATTTGCTAAGGTTCAACGTGGTGGACCACAAAATTTGGGTTGCACTCCAAAGGATTGTAGAAATTATATTTTGAAGAGTAGGAATTTTGAAATGCAAGAAGGGGATGCACAGTCGCTGCTCACTTTTTTCATGAAATCCAGGTAA